In Fragaria vesca subsp. vesca linkage group LG5, FraVesHawaii_1.0, whole genome shotgun sequence, the genomic stretch ATTGATTGTTAACTGCAGTCATGATTCAATCATAACAGTCATGATTCAATCATAACAATTTTCCAAATGATGCAGTTTTGCACAGCTTAAAATGGATGATGTAACTTCATGTGGAAATCCAAGTACAAGAGTATATTATGAATATGTGATACCTCCTTAGTTCATTCGGCAAACGTCTATGGCTCATCCACTGCTCAACATCACGACGTCTCAGTGACATTTCTAACCTTCTGTAAAGAGAAAGACAAACAAAAGTTCAGTTTTTTCCTTTTCTCTTTCCAAACCAGAGCAGAATTCAACAAGGGAAAGGCATTTAAACGGTAAATCGCATATGTTTATTAATAATTGTTTATTTACAGTACCATATTTTTCTAAATATTTATTAACAACAAGTCAAGAATTAATCACATCACAACTATCAGTGATATTAAATAACTCAATACATATAGATTTCAACTTAAAAATTTTAGACAAAATTGAGAGTTTTTTTGTAAGAGAATATCCAGCTGGTCAACCTAGGAAGATTTAAGGAAGAAAACAAAGAAAACCAAAGATCTACAGCGTCAATGCACAAGTTATGTGTATCATTGCCATGATAAATTCAAAGACATGCTCTCGATAATATCTTCCAGTTATATGATCTTAAGTTAGGAAGAACCAAGAATAAATCACCAGATTGAAAAAGTAGTACCTCCGCCCAAGAGCCTGCAGAAAGTTCTGCATATTTCCTATGAGCAGAGCGAAAAGCAATAGACCTAGGCCAATAATGGCCATTGTGAAGAGGACTTCCCACACAAAATAGCTTGGAGTTAGGTTTCCAGCCAGAGTACTGATTTGCTTCATCATATAAACAGGGCTATTATTTAGTAAGATAATGATCATACTATAGACTGCATTACAAAATTAAGTGGGGCGATATAAAGCATTTAGCTTCAATCATTTTCGTAATGAAATAACAACAAGACAACCCTTATGCCAAGAAATATTAGAAGCCAAATTTTTTATATTCTTTCATTACTTGGTCTAGAGATTTGTGCATAATTTCTAAATGGGTAATGAACAAAAGACTAGAAAGTAGAAACTCTTCTAGTCTTTGAGTTCATTCTGGAACATAAGTATTTCAGGACTCCCATTCTATAGGAGAATACAGAGACGGGTATTAAGCTCTGAAGTTTCAAGGTTTGTGACAACAGTTGATAACTACTTGCAAACCCCACTATCATAAATGGGGTGCGGTGCCCCTCATATAATATGTCTGAATGTCCTCTCTCTCAGATAGTGACATCTCTACTTGATTCACAGATGTGACCTCGCTGCCTATTGATAGTCAAACTAAATGTCTCACTAACTTATGATGAACATAGTTGACTTACATGAGCATATCAATATGAAACAGGCAAAAGAAGGTATACATAAATTAAAGCATACCTGAAATCCCCAAAACAACGCATATACATATCGAGTGATTACACTATCTTCTGTTGTAAGGCCAACAGCTTTGATGTAGATTCCGTAGTCAAAACCAGTTCCATTCAAACAAGCAGTAGCATTTTCATTGTTTTTCCAGAGTGTTTCTTCGACCCCTTTAGGACCTTCACTGTTACTTCCATACCCACAGTCTATGAAGCTCATGCATCCAACAATTGTAGAGTTGTGGCAGGCATCTCGAAAACATTGATTAACCCTCTGGGACAAGAAACATTGAGTAAGTGAATGATCAAAAACCAGCCTTTATTCTGATGTCCAATAAATATTCTATTATGTTCATGGCCATGTACAAATAATGAACTATCATGTTAATATATCACAATTACAAACCAAATTGATAATGACAAACCAAATAATGAACAATCATGTTAACATAACAATAATTGATGGAAACAATTTCTCAGAAACTTCACTATGGCAGGACAAGTTATCCTGTAAATTGTTTCCTACTTGACAAAGTGTGAGATGTGTGTATAGATGTGGCTCATTTTCAATGGTTCAACAAATAAGTGCATGGACATACTATACTTTCCAGAGAGCTTTAGGATCTGAGGAACATGATGATGTTTATTATACGAAATCCAAGATGTTCAATGATAAAATGGCAGCAACCCACCTGTAATCCGAAGAGGTACCAGCCTGACCCGACGACGTGGCCAGACAAGACAAACGTGAGAAGATTTATTATAAAATTGGCCCATGCTGATTCAAATATGAAGCCACTTGGAGACTGCCCAGCAACCAGAGGTAGAAACCTACACAATCTGGGAATATACTGAAGAAGAACGGCAGCACGTAAAAGATTTTTTGCGTAGTTTGCTCCAGATGATCCCAAGTTTCTTGGCAGAACTAGCAATAATATGATCTACAAACAAGTTGAATAAAAGTTTACCTCAAGGAGAAAAATATGTACTTAGATCAAACATGAGCCTAATTACCAAAAATTCTATCAGGTTAGAGGGTGAGGACAGCAGGCAGGGGTGCTATCTCCAATCTTTTCAATCGGTGATCAATTGTTCATCCACATATAGTATTTATAGAATATTCTTTAATGCTGAGGCTGAAATTTCAATACTATAGTGCTACAGTAGATGAAGTCATGTAACTATCTGCTTTGCCACTGAAACAGTATGTATTCTTTGGAAAAAGCATCAACTTTTTAAGCACATGTTATTGCATCAGAATCATAAAAGGCATCTCCCCTGAGGAACTTCACATTTTCTTTGAATTCTGTTTTCTTTACCATTTGGGTTTTCTGTACTGAATCGTAAACATTAGTGACCTTTATACTAATCTTGTCAAAGATTTTTTCTTACTGGTATTCAACCTGTTATACGAACTTAGTAACATCACATACATTTGAACTTCAGGAAGTTGTTTAAAGTAAGCTGAAGTTTGAATGGATGCAAAAGAAGATACCAAAAAAGTGGAAAATGAATAAAAAGATCAAGAGAGACAGAGGTTTACTTGTGGTAGTGGTAATACAACGAAGAAGTCAATCAGGAAATATCCTTTAAGGTAATTGAGAGCAATTTTCTTTGGATGGTCAACTAACACTCCAGCACCAACTACTCTAGACTCATCAGGAGCCACATAAGCCAATCTAAACTGCAAAGAGAGGAAAAGATATAAGAATTGATTTATCAGGTGAGGCTTGGACTATAGTAGAGCTCAGCAAAACTATGGAGCAATAAATCCAAATTATATAAAGCATGTATAGCACACTATATTGAAGGTATTAGGTTATATAACAAGCTTTCCCTTTCACTGTTTTAAGGACTATACTAGGAAATCTTGTTTTTGGTTCAATGAACATATGATACTATCCTATCTATCGGAAGAGTTTCCTGCCAGTGTGACCCATTAGTGGAGTGAAGGGGAATGTGAGAATATGGAGTAGTTGCTGCCCCACTCGAAAAATAAAACTCTGCATAAGAGTTTGGGCTTATCCACTTACTGCCAATTGGTTATGAATAACAGATTCGTTTATGTATCAACCAGCAGTCCAAGATACTGGGATAGTAACAATCGTTCACCATCTTACTAAATACTCATAAATAACAAATGGGACCTTTGAGATAAGATATAAGGACAGTGATAAAATGAAGAGTTTTAGTAGCCTTTGAGATAAGATACAAGGCCAGTGATAAAATGAATCCCGTAAAACTGGAAAAAAGAAAAAAAAAAAAAAAAAGGGAAAGAAGAATAAGAAAAGAAGAGGACTGTGGCATATATCATACTACATAATTGTTCGCAGAGAGAGCATAACAACCCAAAACAAGTTCCGAATAGATGCAAGGAAAGGAAGTCTTTACCTGGAGAAGTATGTGCATGAAGTATATGAGATCAGTTATGCTTCTGAAAACCACAAAAGTAGTGGTCAATGGCCGATCAATAACTATACATTTATTATCCTGCATTCAAAAATGGGAAAAAAATTATGAATGATTATGAGAGGTATCATAGGCATTCAACCAAAAGAATTGTCTCAACTCACTTCCTTCTCCTCAGAAAGGCAATATTATTGTAATATATGTCAATAGATGGATAAAGCAAAGCTTGAAACTCAAATCAGAACTTTAATCTAAAGTTAACTGATAATCTCAATTTATTCATGGAATGAGGAGAAAAAATGGACGCTACCTCTTGAACAGACAGCAGGAAGAAAACCAATGGATCTACAAAAATTGCAACTAAGCAAGAAATGACAAAGAACTGGTTCCACTGCTGCACAATTTTAGTATGAGGATTCATAACTCCAGGAATATATGGACGCAGACATGAGAAAAAGCTCCTCGCCCATCCCTTGGCATCACCATAGAAAGCATTCTGGAACTGCAAAAAAAAAAAAAATTTAATAATTGTATGCATAAGTTACTGGAAATGCTTATAAATCATCATTTAAGAAGAGAGTACTAAATGAAATGGTCATGAAAATGATATGGTCATGACAAAGATGTAAATAAACAATGATAAAGTAAATGTTGTACTTAATTAAGAATAAGAAAAAAAAAAGAACTATGTTGTGAATATCTCGCCTAAGATAGGTGAATAACTAACCATTTGACAGGCTTAGCCACAAAAGCTTAGGCATACATGCTGTCAGGCTCAGCTAATATAAGTGTTCATGATGCAGATGTGCATTCATAAGCATATACTAGAAAGCAGAAACAAATTACAAAAGAATAATACCTTGTGGTCAAATATACCAGAGGGCCTCAAGTGTTTTGGTCGAGTAGCCTTATAGACAGTTGGACAAGTTGTACAGTAAGGATCATTGCACATCCCCAATTGACCAGATCTCAGTAAATGTCCGTTTTTTGCAGCATACTCGTCATTCCACTCACTCTCGTTTGTTGTATTAGTATAAGGAAACTTTTCTGCTGTAGTTTGAGTTTCTGCTGCTTCTTGATCTGTCACACCTTGAGGTAGCCGCAGAACATTATCAGGCCTGCCCTGGTTAGCATATAACGGACCACTCATAGCTAAGAATGGCGTTTTTGTGTGAGTCCTTAAGGGACCAGTATGGCCTACAAGGTTAACTTCATCCCTTTCATATGAGTCCATAGAGTTCATAGGAATGGAAATTGATGCGCTCCGGGTCCTGGATATAAATCTCTCAATCTGTAATGCCAAGTGCTCATTTGATGATTGTGGATGAGTATCCGAAAGCATAGGTACCTCATCTCTTTCATCATCAGCCATTTCTTATAAACTAAAGAGTAAAGACCTACAAAAAGGAAATAGAAAACAAAACTAGTCTCGTTAAGCTTCAGCTGGATAGTTCAGTTTGTTTGACAGAAGCATTCTAGTCTCAGCTAAGCTCCACTTGGGAAAAAAAAAACTATTTGATTAAGTTAAGAACAGAAAACAATATCAATTGCAATTTAGTAATATCAATTCCCATTTTGTTTCCCTACTTTTGAACATAAATTTTCAACTGTAATCACAAGACATATGCATTATATTCCTACTTGTGCTTACAAAACATTGAAGAAATCATTACATACACAAAATGTAAGGCTTAAGATTGAACTGGACAGAAATAGAATGTGAAGAACCCATGAATTCCAGGAAAGAAAGACATCTCCTTGACTTTGTAACTGACCTGAATTCCGAAGCAAAATGGTTGAAGCTAAGCTGAAACAGAAAGATGCTCCAAATGGGTCACAAAGTGAAAACTCAGAAATTCTGAAAGAGGCAGGCTCTATCGTTCAGGGAGGAGAGTGAGAATTAAAAACGAGGCCGGCGAAGACTAAAAGCGTAGACTACTGACCAATAAGACTTGGAAGAGTCAGTGAAGTTGCAACCTTTGGATTATTGTAAGCAAATTGACGAACGTATAAAAGGGAGTGCTTGACTCTCTCTCTCTCTCTCTCTCTCTCTCTCTCTCTCTCCCTCTCTCTGTCATTGGGGGAGAGATGGACAGTATCTACCAGAACCAGACAAAAGCCGTAACTGTTGGTTTAATCTTTCTTAATTCACTTCAGTGTTGGGGTTGTCTTGTCTTGTTCGGTTGGTCGGTTTGACAGTTAAGACGGACAGAATCTTCGTTCCAATGCTAGAGCGGTAGAGCCTGCTGCTTCTTGTTCTTGATATTACCCATGACTTTCACAATTTACAAGACTTTGACTTCTTCTTCTTCTACCTCTGGCTCGTTCAGGTCAACATTCTGGGCTTGTTCTTCTGTTCGGACCTCGGACATGCTCCGTTCAAGCCAAATCTCCGATCCAAAGTAGGGAGGTGGTACAGATGAATCATTTTCTAAGTATTCCCAAAGCATGGCATTGTGTCATTATTGAAGCTTGAAAGTGAAGCCAACCACGGTGGTACCAAAAGCTAATTAAAATTATCTCTATCCGAACTCTGAAGGGAAAAAATAAGTTACAAGTTACGAGTACTGCTTTGTCTCTTTGTCTCTTTGATCAAAAGTATGGAGAATAATCCATATTTCACTTGCATTGTCAAGCACATTACATATCCATTTAGCCCAAAAAAGAAGAAGTTGACACTATGCTTGACAATGCACATGTGAAATATGGATGATTCTCATACCATTGTGATCAGAGAAACAAAGTTAATACAAAGTTATTATTGATAATAATTTTGTGTGTGTGTATGTGTCAAAGTACCTAAGTTTTAGTTGTGCAATCATCCTTGATACCCACTTATGTGTCCTATTGGACTACCCCACCACCACGTGGTAGGAGTGTCCTATCTAAGAATCTCTCCTTGCAACAAAGTTGAAAGTTGTGTTAAATAAAAAGTACAACATGTTCTATGCGTGCACTTGCACCACTGATGTGTAAGACTTTAAATCATCGTATGAGAAAATCGAATGAAAACTAGAGATCATAAATTTCTTCTTTTCATTTTTATTTTTAATCCAATCAAATTACACGTCCATAATAAGAATACATCTTCTTCGATCTCGAGTTCTCACCTCCTAAGTTGGAAACACTTTTTGAGACTATTTTTTTTTTTTTTCTAATTTTGTTAACAGTATTAGAATATATGTATGTAGTGCAACGTAGATGACCGGATAAAAAATATTGCATTTTAATTGCTCGGTTCACTTACATCTTGATACGTAGAAGAATTTTTGAATAAAAAGTACAGGCCCGCACTTGAGGTGAGATTAAGGAGGCCATAGGCCAATAGCCTCATGCACCAATACCTAGGAGCTCAAAATACACACACATAAAAATTTCAGAAAATCACATTTGTTTTTTCTTCTTTCTCGCTTTGGTCAAAATTATAGCCGCAAGCATTAAGAAACTCAACATTCAGAAGCATGCAAATTATGTCTGAATTCTAAAGGACATGGTTGTTCAATTTCTCTCTCCGCGACTTATCCTCTAAAAATTCGCTCAAAAGGCTTTTCAGTGTCTCTGTGGCTCTCTCCCTCTCCAAACCCTTCAGATCTCTAGTCGATCTCTTTTAGTGCTTCTTGACATTGCCCAAATTTTGTTTTATTTT encodes the following:
- the LOC101293299 gene encoding probable cyclic nucleotide-gated ion channel 20, chloroplastic-like; amino-acid sequence: MADDERDEVPMLSDTHPQSSNEHLALQIERFISRTRSASISIPMNSMDSYERDEVNLVGHTGPLRTHTKTPFLAMSGPLYANQGRPDNVLRLPQGVTDQEAAETQTTAEKFPYTNTTNESEWNDEYAAKNGHLLRSGQLGMCNDPYCTTCPTVYKATRPKHLRPSGIFDHKFQNAFYGDAKGWARSFFSCLRPYIPGVMNPHTKIVQQWNQFFVISCLVAIFVDPLVFFLLSVQEDNKCIVIDRPLTTTFVVFRSITDLIYFMHILLQFRLAYVAPDESRVVGAGVLVDHPKKIALNYLKGYFLIDFFVVLPLPQIILLLVLPRNLGSSGANYAKNLLRAAVLLQYIPRLCRFLPLVAGQSPSGFIFESAWANFIINLLTFVLSGHVVGSGWYLFGLQRVNQCFRDACHNSTIVGCMSFIDCGYGSNSEGPKGVEETLWKNNENATACLNGTGFDYGIYIKAVGLTTEDSVITRYVYALFWGFQQISTLAGNLTPSYFVWEVLFTMAIIGLGLLLFALLIGNMQNFLQALGRRRLEMSLRRRDVEQWMSHRRLPNELRRRVRQAERYNWAATRGVNEEMLLEVLPEDLQTDIRRHLFKFIKKVRIFALMDEPILDSICQRLRQKTYIQGSKVLYRGGLIEKMVFIVRGQMESIGEDGIRVSLCEGDVCGEELLTWCLEHSSVNKDGKKIRIPGQRMLSNRTVLCITNIEAFSLRAADIEEVTSLFARFLRKPRVQGAIRYESPYWRGLAARCIQVAWRYRKKRLNRADTSQSNHAHS